One window of candidate division KSB1 bacterium genomic DNA carries:
- a CDS encoding carboxypeptidase regulatory-like domain-containing protein: MSKLQRLAVVIICAALLPALVFAQGVTTGSMSGVVTDTKGEPLPGANVVALHVPSGTVFGAATRADGHFNIPGMRVGGPYTVTVSYIGYRPQKQENVYITLGQTLRMEFKLVEEALQVQELEVTAERNAILSASRTGAATTIDRQVITTLPTITGRIEDFLRLTPQYNPAGFGFSFAGQDNRLNNVTVDGSYFNNSFGLAGQPGDRTGVAPIALEAIEQLQVNISPYDVRQGNFVGANVNTVTKSGTNEFSGSIYTQTRNQNWVGTKAKEVDFDPGTFKYNRLGVRLSGPIIRNKLFFFVNYEGDKLTQPGTTFVANDGTQAVGGNITRVKASDLDQLREFLRTNFGYETGPYQGYDHNTPSMRFLAKLDYNLNDRNKLSLRYNHLDSETDVLLSNSSSLGFGNRRSNTTGLNFQNSNYIIMENIRSLVGEWNAMVGKNMANNLIIGYSHHDESRKSRGAFFPFVDILEGGSVYTSFGFEPFTPNNELRYGSFQVQNNFMVYLRKHSLTFGASFERYESENVFFPGSQSVYVYNSLDDFYTDARGYLQNPNRTESPVTLRRFQVRWSNIPGQVKPIQPLKVIYAGVYAQDEWQINKKLQITAGLRLDVPFFGDTGYKNYKANALTFKDEDGNPVQYKTEKLPDPNPLFSPRLGFNYDVTGDRSTQLRGGTGIFTGRPAYVWISNQIGNTGVLTGFERLDNTNLRPFNPDPNWYKPKEVTGEPAKSYELALTDPNFKFPQVWRSNIAVDQRLPFGFIGTAEIIYSRDVNGIYYINANLKDPDTKFKGADDRPRWTGSNKINAEVDNAIVLKNQNVGYYWDFTASLERPFNNGLFAKVAYSYGVSKNTVDPGSIAFGSWNNNPHSGNPNKPGVAYASTSPGHRVIGAVSYRAEYFDFGATTFSLVLDGYNQGTASYVFSGDLNGDGGTANDLIYIPRDRSEMNFQTYTDKGVTFTAQEQEIAWENFIRQDKYLSSRRGKYAERNGVLLPMVWRADFSITQELFASLFEKRNTLQLRIDFLNFTNLLNSDWGVGKRLVTTQPLIVPSAKEGGPADAEGKAQYRLRNINGKLISKSYEQTATFADVWRLMVSLRYNFN, from the coding sequence ATGAGCAAACTGCAAAGACTGGCTGTCGTGATCATCTGCGCGGCGCTTTTGCCGGCGCTGGTGTTTGCGCAGGGCGTAACCACCGGCTCGATGAGTGGTGTGGTGACGGACACCAAGGGCGAGCCCTTGCCCGGCGCAAACGTTGTGGCGCTGCATGTGCCGAGCGGAACCGTTTTCGGCGCTGCCACCCGTGCCGATGGTCATTTCAACATCCCCGGCATGCGCGTCGGCGGTCCCTACACGGTAACGGTCAGCTATATCGGCTACCGCCCGCAAAAGCAGGAAAATGTCTACATTACCTTGGGTCAAACCCTGCGCATGGAATTCAAGCTGGTGGAAGAGGCTCTGCAGGTGCAGGAGTTGGAAGTCACAGCAGAACGCAACGCCATTTTGAGCGCCTCGCGCACCGGCGCGGCAACGACCATTGATCGTCAGGTCATTACCACCCTCCCGACGATCACCGGCCGCATTGAGGATTTTCTCCGCCTTACGCCGCAGTATAATCCGGCCGGATTCGGCTTTTCCTTTGCCGGTCAGGACAACCGTCTGAACAACGTGACGGTCGACGGCTCATATTTCAACAACTCGTTCGGCTTGGCCGGGCAGCCTGGCGACCGTACCGGCGTTGCGCCGATCGCGTTGGAAGCTATTGAGCAATTGCAGGTCAACATTTCGCCCTATGACGTTCGCCAAGGCAATTTCGTCGGAGCCAATGTCAATACCGTCACAAAGAGCGGCACCAACGAGTTTTCCGGTTCGATTTATACGCAGACGCGAAACCAGAATTGGGTCGGCACCAAAGCCAAGGAAGTCGACTTTGATCCGGGTACGTTTAAATACAACCGACTCGGTGTTCGTTTAAGCGGTCCCATCATCCGTAACAAACTTTTCTTTTTTGTCAACTATGAAGGCGACAAGCTCACTCAACCGGGAACCACGTTTGTTGCCAACGATGGAACCCAGGCGGTCGGCGGCAACATTACGCGCGTAAAAGCCTCTGATCTTGATCAGCTAAGAGAATTTTTGCGCACCAATTTCGGCTACGAAACCGGTCCCTATCAGGGCTACGACCACAACACCCCGTCGATGCGTTTCTTGGCCAAATTGGACTACAACTTGAACGACCGTAACAAATTAAGCCTGCGTTACAATCATCTCGATTCCGAAACCGATGTGTTGCTGTCCAACTCGTCTTCTTTGGGTTTCGGCAATCGCCGCAGCAATACGACGGGCCTCAATTTCCAGAATTCGAACTATATCATCATGGAAAACATTCGCTCGCTGGTGGGCGAATGGAATGCGATGGTCGGCAAGAACATGGCCAATAACCTGATCATCGGCTATTCGCACCATGATGAAAGCCGTAAATCGCGAGGCGCTTTCTTCCCGTTCGTCGACATTTTGGAAGGCGGTTCGGTTTACACCTCTTTCGGGTTTGAGCCGTTTACGCCGAACAACGAGCTGCGTTACGGAAGCTTCCAGGTCCAGAACAATTTTATGGTCTACCTGCGCAAGCACAGCTTGACTTTCGGCGCCAGCTTTGAGCGCTACGAGTCCGAGAATGTGTTCTTCCCCGGCTCACAGAGCGTCTATGTTTACAATTCGCTCGATGATTTCTACACCGATGCGCGCGGCTACCTGCAGAACCCGAACCGTACGGAGTCGCCGGTGACCTTGCGGCGCTTCCAAGTCCGCTGGTCGAACATCCCCGGCCAAGTTAAGCCGATCCAACCCTTGAAAGTTATTTACGCCGGCGTCTATGCCCAGGACGAGTGGCAGATCAACAAAAAGCTGCAGATCACTGCCGGCTTACGGTTGGACGTGCCGTTCTTCGGCGATACGGGCTACAAGAATTACAAGGCCAATGCTCTGACTTTTAAAGACGAAGACGGCAATCCTGTACAGTACAAAACGGAAAAGCTGCCCGATCCCAATCCGCTGTTCTCGCCGCGTTTAGGCTTCAACTATGACGTGACCGGCGACCGTTCCACGCAGCTGCGCGGCGGCACGGGTATTTTTACCGGTCGACCTGCTTACGTCTGGATCTCCAACCAGATCGGCAACACCGGTGTGCTGACCGGTTTCGAACGTTTGGATAATACCAACCTCCGGCCGTTCAACCCGGATCCTAATTGGTACAAGCCGAAAGAGGTAACCGGAGAACCGGCCAAGAGCTACGAGTTGGCGCTCACCGATCCTAATTTCAAGTTCCCGCAGGTCTGGCGCAGCAACATCGCCGTCGACCAGCGCCTGCCGTTCGGTTTTATCGGTACCGCCGAGATCATTTACAGCCGCGACGTCAACGGCATCTATTACATCAATGCCAACTTGAAGGATCCGGACACAAAGTTCAAGGGAGCTGACGATCGTCCGCGTTGGACCGGCAGCAACAAGATCAATGCAGAAGTGGATAACGCCATCGTTCTCAAGAACCAGAATGTCGGTTACTATTGGGACTTTACGGCTTCGTTGGAGCGGCCGTTCAATAACGGTTTGTTCGCCAAAGTTGCCTATTCGTATGGTGTTTCCAAGAATACGGTCGATCCCGGTTCCATCGCTTTCGGTTCCTGGAACAACAATCCGCATTCCGGCAATCCGAACAAGCCTGGTGTAGCCTATGCTTCGACTTCGCCGGGTCACCGGGTTATCGGCGCCGTGTCCTACCGCGCCGAGTATTTCGACTTTGGCGCGACCACTTTCTCCCTGGTTCTGGACGGCTACAATCAGGGTACCGCCAGCTATGTCTTTAGCGGCGATCTGAATGGAGACGGCGGCACAGCCAACGACCTGATTTACATTCCGCGCGATCGCTCGGAAATGAATTTCCAGACCTACACGGATAAGGGCGTCACTTTCACTGCCCAAGAGCAAGAGATTGCGTGGGAAAACTTTATCCGGCAGGACAAGTACCTGAGTTCTCGTCGCGGCAAATATGCCGAGCGCAACGGCGTGCTGTTGCCGATGGTATGGCGCGCTGATTTCAGCATTACTCAGGAACTTTTTGCAAGTCTTTTTGAAAAACGCAACACCCTGCAGCTGCGTATCGACTTTCTCAATTTCACGAATTTGCTGAATTCGGATTGGGGCGTCGGCAAACGTCTGGTGACGACTCAACCTTTGATCGTCCCCAGTGCTAAAGAAGGCGGACCGGCGGATGCGGAAGGCAAAGCGCAGTACCGTCTGCGCAACATCAACGGAAAGTTGATTTCAAAATCCTATGAACAGACTGCTACTTTTGCCGATGTTTGGCGCCTGATGGTCAGCCTGCGATATAACTTTAATTAA
- a CDS encoding WbqC family protein: protein MKLAVIQPVYFADIITLAKTAAADFVVWADTFMFSRHSTINRARIKTAEGARWLTAAVIGGEGMPIEKVLLKGDVVHHCRTLEVNYQNSPYYFYLADEVNELLQQPQQFLNRLCKESFLFLCRNMAISRPIVDASALPIVKDRTQRVIAWLQETGCDEYLVEQSKVDLIRSDEIEKCGFRVWPLVYEAPRYHQLYGNFIPDLSGLDLLFNEGEQSRYFLQEAVKSSTFIESIA, encoded by the coding sequence TTGAAATTGGCCGTAATACAACCTGTCTATTTTGCCGATATCATTACATTGGCAAAGACTGCTGCAGCGGATTTCGTCGTATGGGCGGATACGTTTATGTTCAGCAGGCATTCTACAATAAATCGGGCGCGCATAAAGACGGCGGAAGGAGCCCGATGGCTAACGGCCGCAGTCATCGGCGGAGAGGGTATGCCCATCGAAAAAGTGCTGCTCAAAGGCGATGTTGTGCACCATTGTCGTACGCTGGAGGTCAATTATCAAAATTCTCCTTATTACTTTTATCTTGCCGATGAGGTAAACGAACTTTTACAACAACCGCAACAATTTTTAAACAGACTCTGTAAAGAGTCTTTTTTATTTTTATGCCGGAATATGGCAATTAGTCGACCGATAGTCGATGCCTCCGCCTTGCCGATTGTAAAAGATCGTACGCAAAGAGTTATCGCCTGGCTGCAGGAGACCGGCTGTGATGAGTATCTCGTGGAGCAAAGTAAAGTCGACCTGATCCGATCGGATGAGATCGAAAAGTGCGGTTTCCGGGTTTGGCCGTTGGTCTATGAAGCGCCTCGATACCACCAATTATACGGCAACTTTATTCCCGATTTATCCGGTCTGGATTTGCTGTTTAACGAAGGTGAACAAAGCCGTTATTTTTTGCAGGAAGCGGTCAAGTCGTCGACCTTTATTGAGAGTATTGCATAA